The DNA segment AGCGCGGCCACAGAGGCGGCCTGGCTGATCGAGGATGGGCAGGAGGTCGCCTGGCTCTGCACCACGGCCATCGCCTTGATGAGGTCGCGCGGGCCGCCGGCGTAGCCAATACGCCAGCCGGTCATGGCATAGGCCTTGGAGACGCCATTGACGGTCAGCGTCCGGCTCTTCAGCGCGGGCTCAAGGGCTGCCGGCGTGACGAACTTGAAGCCGTCATAGACAATGTGCTCGTACATATCATCGACCAGAAGCCAGACATGCGGATGTTTCAAGAGCACATCGAGCAGCGGACGGTAATCATCCGCACTATAGGCGGCGCCCGATGGATTGGATGGCGAATTCAGCATCACCCAGCGTGTCTTCGGCGTGATGGCTGCTTCGAGCTGTTCGGCTTTCAGCCGGAAACCGGCCGCAGCATCGCAGGCGATCAGGACCGGCTTTCCCTCGGCGATCTCGACGATGTCGGAATAGGAGGTCCAATAGGGCGTCGGAATGATGACTTCGTCGCCGGGGTTCAGCGTCGCCATCATGGCGTTGAAGAGGATCTGCTTGGCGCCGGTCGCAACGGTGATCTCGTCGAGTTCGTAGGACACGCCGTTTTCGCGTAAGAACTTGTCCCGGATCGCCTGCTTCAGCTCCGGGGTGCCGTCGAGTGCGGTATATTTGGTCTTGCCGCTCTGGATGGCTTCGCAAGCCGCCTGCTTGACATGATCGGGCGTGTCGAAATCCGGCTCTCCGGCACCCAGAATGATCACCGGCTTGCCATCGCGCTTCATGGCCTGCGCCCGGGCGCCGATCTTCAGGATCTGCGAAACGCCGATCGTCGAGATCCGCGAGGCGGGCGCAAAGCCCGCCTCCTCAACCTTGGTATTGATAGTCATGACCGATCCTGTCGATTATTCGATGTCGCCAATCTTATTCGATGTCGCCAATCTTATTCGATGTCGAAAGAGACGCCCTGAGCCAGCGGCAGGGCCTTCGAATAGTTGATCGTGTTGGTGGCGCGGCGCATATAGGCGCGCCAGGCGTCCGAGCCGGATTCGCGGCCGCCGCCGGTTTCCTTTTCGCCGCCGAACGCGCCGCCGATTTCAGCACCGGATGTGCCGATATTGACGTTGGCGATGCCGCAGTCGGAGCCATCGGGCGACAGGAAGCGCTCGGCTTCCTGCAGGTCGAGCGTGAAGATCGACGAGGAAAGGCCGGCACCCACCGCGTTGTGATCGGCAACGGCGGCGTCGAAGTCGCTGTATTTCATGACGTAGAGGATCGGCGCGAAGGTTTCTTCGGAGACCGGACCGTCCTGCTTGGGCATTTCGACCAGAGCCGGCTTCACGTAGTAGCTGTTGGCATGGCCGAGATCGACGCGTTCGCCGCCGGTGATCGAGCCGCCATGTGCCTTGGCTTCGGTGAGCGCCTTTTGCATGTTGTCGTAAGCCGGCTTGTCGACCAGCGGGCCGACAAGGGCGGTGGATTCCAGCGGGTTGCCGACCGAAACGCTCGAATAGGCCTTCTTCAGGCGCGGAACGAGCTGGTCGTAGACGCTTTCATGGACGAACAGGCGGCGCAGCGTCGTGCAGCGCTGACCGGCCGTGCCCATCGCACCGAAGGCGATGGCGCGCAGTGCCATGTCGAGATCGGCGGACGGGCAGACGATGCCGCCATTGTTGCCGCCGAGTTCGAGAATGGCGCGGGCAAAGCGCTTGGCAAGGCGCGGGCCGACATCGCGGCCCATGCGGGTGGAGCCGGTCGCCGAAACCAGCGGAACCTTGGGGTGATCGACCATGACTTCGCCGATGGTGCGGTCGCCGATCAGAACCTGCGTCAGTCCATCAGGTGCATCGCCAAAGCGGGCGATGGCGCGGTCAAGAATGGCCTGGCTGGCAAGCGCTGTCAGCGGGGTCTTTTCCGACGGCTTCCAGACGACGGCATTGCCGCAGACGAGGGCGAGCGCCGAGTTCCAGGCCCAGACGGCGACGGGAAAGTTGAAGGCGGAGATGACGCCGATGACACCCAGCGGATGCCAGGTTTCCATCATGCGGTGGCCAGGACGCTCGGTCGCAATCGTCAGACCGTAGAGCTGGCGGGAGAGACCGACGGCGAAATCGCAGATGTCGATCATTTCCTGGACTTCGCCAAGGCCTTCGGAGGTGATCTTGCCGGCTTCGATCGAGACCAGACGGCCGAGATCGGCTTTGCTGGCGCGCAGTTCTTCGCCGAGCAGGCGGATCAGTTCGCCGCGCTTGGGCGCCGGCACCAGACGCCAGGCGCGAAAGGCCGCATCGGCCTTTTCGATCTTGGCGGCAGCTTCAGCAGCGGAAACCGTCTTCAGGCTGGCGATCTGCTCGCCGGTGACCGGCGAGAAGGAGGCCATGTCGCCGCCGGTGTAAAGATCCTTGGAGACGCCAAGCTTCTCCAGAAGGGCGGCCGTTTCCTGAACGACATTCACCGTCTTTGTTGCAATGTTCATGATGAGCAAACTCCCGTTTTCTTCAAAAGGACTATCCGAAGCGCACCGCGCCGAGCTCTCCCGGCGAGGTGATGGCCTTGAGGCCCTGTGCCATGTCCTTGATCTTCTGTTGCGTATACAGGTCGTAATAGGCCTGGTTCTTGCGGCCGATGGCATGTTCGGCACTGAAGCTGCCGTTGAAATCCTGAACTGCGACGGCAAACACCCAGTCGCGCAGCCGCCGCTCGAAATCCGTGTCCGATGCCGAAGCGCTGTCCTTCGGCACGACGAGATTGAAATGCACGCCGCCATCGCCGATATGGCCGAAATCGCAGATCGTCACGTCCGCAAAGGCCTGCGGCATATCGGCCTTCATCCGGTCGCAGAACGCCATGATATCACCTCTGCGGAAGGAAAGATCAAAGGCGATCAGTTTTCCCGAATGCTTCACGCCTTCCGACAAGGCATGGCGCAGCGACCACATTTCATGGGCCGGACCGACAAAGGCATCGGCGAGCGGCGCTTCCTCCGTTTCCCAGATTTCGGCAAGCACCGCTTCCAGGACCGCATCGAGCGATTGTTCGCCCTCGCGCGTCTCCCAGGTGCGGGAGATTTCGGCGAGGATCACATATTCGGGCACGTTGCCGCCCTGAAACGGGTTTTTCAACGACGGGACATGGTCGAGCGCCGCCGTGATAGAATTCTTCGAAATGCCTTCAAAGGCGGAGAGATAGGCGCCGAGCCGGTCTTCCATGGCGCGCAGCAACGGCATGACATGGGCGCCGCTTGAAGGAACCAGATAGGCCGTCGCCACCTGCTTCGGCAGGGGTTCGATATTCAAGACGCATTCGGTGATAATGCCGAAGGAACCGGACGTGCCGATGAAGACCTGCTTCCAGTCGATGCCGGTATTGTTCTTGCGCAGCTCGCAGGTCAGGTCGAGGATCGTGCCGTCTTCGTCGGCCAGCACGACCTTGATGCCCAGCGTGTTGCGGCGCACGTCGCCATATTTGAGGAAGCGCGAACCGCCGGTATTGGTGGCCAGCATGCCGCCGAGACGCGGATCGGCGCCAAGATCGATCGGGAAGAACAGGCCGTGTTTTTCGAGCTTCTGGTTGACATCCGACAACCGCAAACCGGCATCGGCGCGCAGCGAGCGGTTGTCGAGGTCGAGATCAAAACGTGTCGTCATCCGGTCGAGGCTGAGGACTGCCTGAGCGCCGGTCGTATCCGGGGTCGAGCCGGACACGAGACCGGTATTGCCCGATTGCGGAATGAGAACGATGCCGTTCTTCACGCAATAGGAGACAGCCGCAGACACCTCTTCGGTGGTCTGCGGGCGCAGGACAATCGATGCGCGGCCCTGATCGTAGCGCGCGCCGGTCTGGTAGGCGGCCACATCCATGCCTCCGGTGACAATGCCCTTGTCACTGAGGAGTGCGGTCAATGCGGCTGTATGTTTCTGATCGATCATCGCTTGCGTTTTACTCCGCCGCTTGCGCCGACGAAAGCATCTCTCTGAGATCGGCGATCGAAGCCTGTTCGATACCGGCATAGTGATCGAACTCGTTCAGCACTTGAGCGCCGAGGTCGAGTTCGAAGCGCTGCTGGTTCGGGCTTGCGGCAAATTCCTGCGCCGCGTCATCCCCGAGATTGGACTGGAAGATGCCGGCGGCGCTGACGGGCAGAAAGTCCTCATAGACGATCGGGTCGAATTGCACGAGGCCGTCAGCAATCAGGCTGTCGAGGCTCAAAGACGCATCGGCCTTGGCCTTGCGGCCCTTGGCGGTCAGCGAATAAGCGAAATAGCCGAGACCCCCGGCGCGAATTCCAGCCCACGTATCCGGGAACGGGATGAAGGCATCCGAAAGCGCCTTTTCGTATTCCGCCGCATTCGAGCCGTCTGCGGCCGGGCGTACGATCTTGCGCGACGCGTTGAGGAGGTCGTCGTAGAGCGCGCGGCCTTTCGGGGTGAGTGCAATGCCGCGCTGTTCGATCTCTCCGAAGCGGGCGGTGTGCGAGCCCTCATGCCAGCTGCCGTCTTCGGCCTGAAACGAAACCGGTTCTTCCAGCGCCTTGAACGAGGTCTGGCGCAAGAGGATAGCGCATTTGCGGGTCGGCGGACCCTCGATCGTCGCCTTCGGGGCGATCTCGTAATCGGGCATGCGCGCCTGCACGGCATCGATATCCAGCGTGCGCGGCGTCAGGTGATTGATATGCGGGCCCTTGAACGAAACGACGTCGGCGATCAGGCGGTGGGCGTCGTGCAGCCGGTGGTACATGCCGGGGCTGACATTGGCCCTGTCGTGCCAGCGGAAGGTTTCCAGCGCCTCGGCCACGAACTGCTCGGCGTCAGCCTTGTCGAGGCCGCCCTGCTGCTCGGCCTTTTCTGTCAGCGCGATGGCGCCATCGGTAAAGATCTGGCGCTTGGAGAGAATCTCTGCGGCTTCATCGCGCAAGGCTTCGTCGGCAATCAGGTCGAGACGCAAAAGCGAGGTGAAGACGCGGAAAGGGTTTTTCTTCAAGGCGGCATCGCCGACAGGGCGGAAGGCCGTCGAATGAACGGGAACGCCCGCAGTCGAAAGATCGTAGTAGCCGACCGGCAGCATGCCCATGACGGCAAAGACGCGGCGCATCATCGACAGCTCCGCAGGCGTGCCGAGCCGGATCGCCCCGTGGCGTTCCTGCGAAATACGATCGAGCGAATCCGTGTCCTGAAGACGGGCCTGCAGATCCGGATCGGCAGCCAGCGTTTCGGCGTTCACCTTGCCCACCAGTTCCATCAGCGTGCCATAGGCCGGCACCTCGGTGCGGTACATGGCCGACATCGCCGCTGAGAAGGCATAGCGGATATGGTCGGTGGATACGAAACTATTCTCTTTCACGGCAACGCGCCTCGCAGTATGGAAAGGATATGGGCGATCATTCTCATTTCGTATCATATATGGGATGAATGGGCATTGATTGCGACAGTTATGACTATGATCATGCGAGGCTGGAATGAAGTTGAGCAGAAGACTGGTCCCCGACGTCACCACGCTGCAGGCATTCGAATGTGCCGCGCGTCATGGCAGCTTCACGCAGGCGGCCGCCGAACTGAACCTGACCCAGAGCGCCGTCAGCCGCCAAATCAAGGATCTCGAAAGCCAGATCGGCGTTCTCCTGTTCGAACGCATCCGCCAGCGCGTCATTTTATCCGATGCGGGTCAGAAATTCCTGCCCGAGGTGCGCCGGCTTTTGACCCAGTCGGAAGAGCTGATGGTGCGTGCCATGGCGTCCGCCCGCTCGGAATCCACCCTGTCCGTCGCATCGCTGCCGACCTTCGGCAGCCGCTGGCTGACGCCGCGCCTGCCAGACTTTCTGAGCCAGCATCCGGGAACGGTGATCAACATCGCCTCGCGGTCGCAGCCTTTCGATTTTGAAGAGCAGAACTTCGATCTCGCCATTCATTACGGCCAGCCCGTCTGGGCGCATGCCACATGCAGCTATCTGTGCAGCGAGATCATCGTGCCCGTCGCAAGCCCGGCACTCCTGGCGCTCAATCCGATGCAGGAGCCGGGAGAACTGGAGCACAAGCCGCTGCTGCATCTCGCCACCCGGCCGAAGATGTGGGCACAATGGTTTGAGAGCAATGGCGGCGAGATGAAATCCGCCTATCGCGGCAACCGGTTCGATCAGTTTTCCATGGTGATCGAAGCTGCGGTCGTGGGTCTCGGCTTTGCGCTTCTGCCACGATACCTGATCGAGCAAGAGATTGCGGCCGACCGGTTGCGCGTCGTTTTCGACCGGCCGATGCAGACGGAAAACAGTTATTATCTCGTCGTGCCGGAGGGCAAGCTGGAAAATCCGGTGAGCCAGGCCTTCCGGGCGTGGATCGTCCGCCAGGTTGGTTGATCGTCCCGGAGAACCGTTTTGCAATGCGGTATGAACGGCGGAACATTTTTGATCCCACCGCGTTGCGGTCTGGATGAACATCCTCAAAGATACAGTTGCGAACCATTTCCCGGGATTGATTGCGTTGAAAAAAGTGTATGCTGCGCTTTCTTTGGCGTGGCACGCTCTATTTCGCCCCGAACCTTGGCCGCGCTTCTTGCAACATATTCGCACTGCGGCTAAAAAATGCCCATTTCTTGCACCACGCAGCCTTGATAGCGAAGCGACTGTCGTTTTCACACCTTCCAACGCCCGTCCGGGCAGTGCCAAACTTTTCGGCTTCCCGCTTGCGCGAGACCTGATGGTTTCCGGCAGAGCGGACAGCTAGGGACCGTGGGAACGCAGAGCGAAAAATCAGGGCAGCAGCCCATCCGGCACGACCACCGGACCCTTCAACACCGCTTGGATCCAGAACCCGTACCCATGCCCCTTTGTAACACGCCGTCCACGCCTGCGCCCGAAGCCGAGATCAAGCCGATCGATTATAACGATTCGATCCGCTCGACCTATTTCACCATCGATGAGCTTCATGAATGCGGTGCAGCGCTCGCCAGGGACGGCGTTTCGTCTCTCCCAGGGTTCTTCCCCTTCGAGTTCCGGCCGCGCCATCGGGAAAATGAAGACGAGATTTTCCGCGTCTACAAGGTGACGGCGACCGATGTCGAAGCGGGTGCCTCGATCACGCCGGCCGCCGAATGGCTGCTCGACAATCACTATCTGGTCGAGGAATCGATCCAGGAAGTGCGCCGCGATTTTCCGCGCAAGTTCTATCGCCAGCTGCCCACCCTCTCGGTCGCCGGCACGACGATCCCGCGCTCCATGGCGCTTGCCTGGCTCTATATCGCCCATACCCACAGCACGGTGTCGCGCGAAAGCCTGACGGCCATGGTTGCCGGTTTCCAGAAGCACGAGACCTTCAAGATCGGCGAATTGTGGGCGCTTCCGTCCATCGTCCGGTTCGTGCTGATCGAAAATCTGCGGCGCATCGCCATCCGGGTCGACCGGTCGCGCAACATGCGCAACAAGGCCAATGACGTCGCCGACCAGATCGTCCGTCTGGGCACGTCCGACAAGTTCAAACCGGTGCTGGCGGAAGCCGAACAGCTCTGTGCCGACAATACCTTCGTCGCTCAGTTGCTTTACCGCCTGCGCGACGGTTCGCAGACCTCCGGCTTCGTCATCACCTGGCTGGAAGAGCAGCTCGAAAAGCGCGGCAGCGATGTCGAGGAAGCTTTGGTCGCCGAGCAGAACCGGCTGTCGTCGGGCAATGCGACGATGAGCAACATCATCCGCAGCCTGCGCGAAATCGATGACAATGACTGGGCCGTCTGGTTCGAAAGCGTCAGCAAGCTTGACGAAGCTTTGCGTGAAGGTTCCGATTACTCCGCTCTCGATTTCGGTTCGCGCAACAAATACCGCAACACGATCGAACGGCTGGCCCGCCGCTCCGGCAGTTCCGAGCTTGAAGTCACCAATATCGCGCTCGATATGGTCAAGGCCGACGCGAGCAATCTCGATCTGCCGCATGAACCGAATGTTGGCGGTTTCCTCGTCGGCAAGCAGCGCCGCCTTTTGGAGGAAAAGATCGGCTACCGGCCGTCCATTCTCCAGAGCATCATCCGGCTTGGCCGCAAGCTGGATTGGCTGGCCATCGCCGGTCCGAATATCGTTCTCACCATCCTTGCGATGATCGCCGTCTACGTTTTCGTCAGCCCGATGGAAATTCCGACGGGTGCCAAGCTGATCATGCTCCTGCTGTTCGCGCTTCCGGCGTCGGAGGGTGCGGCCGGTCTCTTCAACACGCTGGTGACGCTCTTCGTCACGCCGTCGCGGCTGGTCGGATATGAGTTTCTCGAGGGGATTCCGCAGGACGCGCGAACCCTCGTCGTCGTCCCCTGTCTGATCTCCAAGCGCGATCATGTCGATGAACTCGTGCGCAATCTGGAAGTCCACTATCTCGCCAATCCAAAGGGCGAGATCTATTTCGCTTTGG comes from the Pararhizobium qamdonense genome and includes:
- a CDS encoding pyridoxal phosphate-dependent aminotransferase, whose product is MTINTKVEEAGFAPASRISTIGVSQILKIGARAQAMKRDGKPVIILGAGEPDFDTPDHVKQAACEAIQSGKTKYTALDGTPELKQAIRDKFLRENGVSYELDEITVATGAKQILFNAMMATLNPGDEVIIPTPYWTSYSDIVEIAEGKPVLIACDAAAGFRLKAEQLEAAITPKTRWVMLNSPSNPSGAAYSADDYRPLLDVLLKHPHVWLLVDDMYEHIVYDGFKFVTPAALEPALKSRTLTVNGVSKAYAMTGWRIGYAGGPRDLIKAMAVVQSQATSCPSSISQAASVAALNGPQDFLEERTASFQHRRDLVVSALNAIEGLDCRTPEGAFYTFSGCSGMLGKTTPASKRIETDTDFCAYLLDDAHVAVVPGSAFGLSPFFRISYATSEAELREALQRIAKACAALN
- the amaB gene encoding L-piperidine-6-carboxylate dehydrogenase, with the protein product MNIATKTVNVVQETAALLEKLGVSKDLYTGGDMASFSPVTGEQIASLKTVSAAEAAAKIEKADAAFRAWRLVPAPKRGELIRLLGEELRASKADLGRLVSIEAGKITSEGLGEVQEMIDICDFAVGLSRQLYGLTIATERPGHRMMETWHPLGVIGVISAFNFPVAVWAWNSALALVCGNAVVWKPSEKTPLTALASQAILDRAIARFGDAPDGLTQVLIGDRTIGEVMVDHPKVPLVSATGSTRMGRDVGPRLAKRFARAILELGGNNGGIVCPSADLDMALRAIAFGAMGTAGQRCTTLRRLFVHESVYDQLVPRLKKAYSSVSVGNPLESTALVGPLVDKPAYDNMQKALTEAKAHGGSITGGERVDLGHANSYYVKPALVEMPKQDGPVSEETFAPILYVMKYSDFDAAVADHNAVGAGLSSSIFTLDLQEAERFLSPDGSDCGIANVNIGTSGAEIGGAFGGEKETGGGRESGSDAWRAYMRRATNTINYSKALPLAQGVSFDIE
- a CDS encoding FAD-binding oxidoreductase, whose translation is MIDQKHTAALTALLSDKGIVTGGMDVAAYQTGARYDQGRASIVLRPQTTEEVSAAVSYCVKNGIVLIPQSGNTGLVSGSTPDTTGAQAVLSLDRMTTRFDLDLDNRSLRADAGLRLSDVNQKLEKHGLFFPIDLGADPRLGGMLATNTGGSRFLKYGDVRRNTLGIKVVLADEDGTILDLTCELRKNNTGIDWKQVFIGTSGSFGIITECVLNIEPLPKQVATAYLVPSSGAHVMPLLRAMEDRLGAYLSAFEGISKNSITAALDHVPSLKNPFQGGNVPEYVILAEISRTWETREGEQSLDAVLEAVLAEIWETEEAPLADAFVGPAHEMWSLRHALSEGVKHSGKLIAFDLSFRRGDIMAFCDRMKADMPQAFADVTICDFGHIGDGGVHFNLVVPKDSASASDTDFERRLRDWVFAVAVQDFNGSFSAEHAIGRKNQAYYDLYTQQKIKDMAQGLKAITSPGELGAVRFG
- the hglS gene encoding 2-oxoadipate dioxygenase/decarboxylase HglS produces the protein MKENSFVSTDHIRYAFSAAMSAMYRTEVPAYGTLMELVGKVNAETLAADPDLQARLQDTDSLDRISQERHGAIRLGTPAELSMMRRVFAVMGMLPVGYYDLSTAGVPVHSTAFRPVGDAALKKNPFRVFTSLLRLDLIADEALRDEAAEILSKRQIFTDGAIALTEKAEQQGGLDKADAEQFVAEALETFRWHDRANVSPGMYHRLHDAHRLIADVVSFKGPHINHLTPRTLDIDAVQARMPDYEIAPKATIEGPPTRKCAILLRQTSFKALEEPVSFQAEDGSWHEGSHTARFGEIEQRGIALTPKGRALYDDLLNASRKIVRPAADGSNAAEYEKALSDAFIPFPDTWAGIRAGGLGYFAYSLTAKGRKAKADASLSLDSLIADGLVQFDPIVYEDFLPVSAAGIFQSNLGDDAAQEFAASPNQQRFELDLGAQVLNEFDHYAGIEQASIADLREMLSSAQAAE
- a CDS encoding LysR family transcriptional regulator, whose protein sequence is MKLSRRLVPDVTTLQAFECAARHGSFTQAAAELNLTQSAVSRQIKDLESQIGVLLFERIRQRVILSDAGQKFLPEVRRLLTQSEELMVRAMASARSESTLSVASLPTFGSRWLTPRLPDFLSQHPGTVINIASRSQPFDFEEQNFDLAIHYGQPVWAHATCSYLCSEIIVPVASPALLALNPMQEPGELEHKPLLHLATRPKMWAQWFESNGGEMKSAYRGNRFDQFSMVIEAAVVGLGFALLPRYLIEQEIAADRLRVVFDRPMQTENSYYLVVPEGKLENPVSQAFRAWIVRQVG